A window from Synechococcus sp. RSCCF101 encodes these proteins:
- the gatB gene encoding Asp-tRNA(Asn)/Glu-tRNA(Gln) amidotransferase subunit GatB: protein MAGATANATQTSSAAEAWEAVIGLETHVQLGTASKIFTSASTTFGDDPNTHIDPVVCGLPGTLPVLNRRVLEYAVKAAMALNLHIAEHSKFDRKQYFYPDLPKNYQISQYDEPIAENGWIEVEVAEKGKETYCKRIGIERLHMEEDAGKLVHAGSDRLAGSTHSLVDYNRAGVALAEIVSRPDLRTGREAAEYAAEIRRIMRYLGVSDGNMQEGSLRCDVNISVRRGPDAPFGTKVEIKNMNSFSAIQKACEHEIARQIKALEAGEPIHQETRLWDEGKQVTRSMRSKEGSSDYRYFPEPDLGPIEVSADQRETWRSELPELPAAKRHRYAEQLGLSAYDARVLTDERPMAAYYEAVVAAGADAKAGANWLMGDIAAHVNAGRLSYDDLPLRPEQLAEMVQLIEAGTISGKIAKEILPELLENGGSPRAIVEERGLAMISDPAALQAIVDELLAAHPAEVEAFRGGKTKLQGFFVGQLMKKTSGKADPKLANQILGKALKGG from the coding sequence ATGGCGGGCGCGACCGCGAACGCGACTCAGACGTCCTCCGCAGCGGAGGCATGGGAGGCCGTGATCGGTCTGGAGACCCACGTGCAGCTCGGAACCGCCAGCAAGATCTTCACCTCGGCTTCCACAACCTTCGGGGACGACCCCAACACGCACATCGATCCGGTCGTCTGCGGCCTGCCGGGCACCCTGCCGGTGCTGAACCGGCGCGTGCTCGAGTATGCGGTCAAAGCGGCGATGGCGCTGAACCTGCACATCGCCGAGCACAGCAAGTTCGACCGCAAGCAGTACTTCTATCCCGATCTTCCGAAGAACTATCAGATCAGCCAGTACGACGAACCCATCGCCGAGAACGGCTGGATCGAGGTGGAGGTGGCCGAGAAGGGCAAGGAGACGTACTGCAAGCGCATCGGCATCGAACGCCTCCACATGGAGGAGGACGCCGGCAAGCTCGTTCACGCCGGCAGTGACCGGCTGGCCGGCAGCACCCACTCCCTGGTTGATTACAACCGCGCCGGTGTCGCCCTCGCCGAGATCGTGAGCCGGCCCGATCTGCGCACCGGCCGGGAGGCGGCCGAGTACGCCGCGGAGATCCGCCGGATCATGCGCTATCTGGGCGTGAGCGACGGCAACATGCAGGAGGGATCGCTGCGCTGTGATGTGAACATCTCCGTGCGCCGCGGACCGGATGCGCCCTTCGGAACGAAGGTGGAGATCAAGAACATGAACTCCTTCTCCGCCATCCAGAAGGCCTGCGAGCACGAGATCGCCCGTCAGATCAAGGCCCTCGAGGCCGGGGAGCCCATCCATCAGGAGACCCGTCTCTGGGATGAGGGCAAGCAGGTCACCCGCAGCATGCGCTCGAAGGAGGGATCGAGCGATTACCGCTATTTCCCGGAACCCGATCTCGGTCCCATCGAGGTGAGCGCCGACCAGCGGGAGACCTGGCGCTCCGAGCTGCCCGAACTGCCGGCGGCCAAGCGCCACCGCTACGCCGAGCAGCTGGGACTCTCGGCCTATGACGCGCGCGTGCTCACCGATGAGCGACCCATGGCCGCGTATTACGAAGCGGTGGTGGCCGCCGGTGCCGATGCCAAGGCCGGCGCCAACTGGCTGATGGGGGACATCGCCGCCCATGTCAATGCTGGGCGCCTCAGTTACGACGACCTGCCGCTGCGGCCCGAGCAGCTGGCGGAGATGGTGCAGCTGATCGAGGCCGGCACCATCAGCGGCAAGATCGCCAAGGAGATCCTGCCCGAGCTTCTGGAGAACGGCGGCTCGCCCAGGGCGATCGTGGAGGAGCGCGGTCTGGCGATGATCAGCGACCCGGCGGCGCTGCAGGCCATCGTGGATGAGTTGCTGGCGGCCCATCCGGCGGAAGTCGAGGCCTTCCGCGGCGGCAAGACCAAGCTCCAGGGCTTCTTCGTAGGGCAGCTGATGAAGAAGACCTCCGGCAAGGCCGACCCCAAGCTGGCCAACCAGATCCTCGGTAAGGCCCTCAAGGGGGGATGA
- a CDS encoding FAD-binding oxidoreductase: MTSPTAPEPVRAGAEADRVQVLGGGLMGLAVAHALARRAIPVTVLSRRRSEAAGFVAAGMLAPHAEGLSGALLALGQRSLALVPEWVATVEADSGLPCGLRPCGIVVPFRDAAARDAYPTAAWGTPLDRRGLEQEVPGIGAAWQAALLFGQDGQIDNRRQLMRALERACVERAVRFEEGTEVVELLRETGSGALSGLRLQRANGQTLTMASRRAVLCGGAWSARLLPELPVFPVKGQMLSLQAPRQALSRVIFGPGTYLVPREDGLLVVGATSEAGAGFADGLTPAGQRQLELGLTALLPEAARWPPMERWWGFRPCTPDEGPLLGESPVPGLSLACGHHRNGVLLAAVTARLLADRLSGNGLAKPSDPDLDAFSWRRFSSERIDPQAPSAGA; encoded by the coding sequence ATGACCTCGCCCACCGCACCGGAACCCGTGCGCGCCGGCGCGGAGGCCGATCGCGTGCAGGTGCTGGGCGGAGGATTGATGGGCCTGGCCGTGGCCCACGCCCTGGCGCGACGCGCCATCCCGGTGACCGTGCTCAGCCGCCGCCGCAGCGAAGCGGCGGGCTTCGTGGCGGCCGGCATGCTGGCGCCCCATGCCGAGGGACTCAGCGGAGCGCTGCTGGCGCTGGGCCAGCGCAGCCTGGCACTGGTGCCCGAGTGGGTGGCCACGGTGGAAGCCGACAGCGGTCTGCCCTGCGGCCTGCGGCCCTGCGGCATCGTGGTGCCCTTCCGTGATGCCGCGGCCCGGGACGCCTACCCCACGGCGGCATGGGGCACCCCACTGGATCGCCGCGGGCTGGAGCAGGAGGTGCCCGGGATCGGTGCCGCCTGGCAGGCCGCCCTGCTGTTCGGCCAGGACGGGCAGATCGACAACCGACGCCAGCTGATGCGGGCTCTGGAGCGGGCCTGCGTCGAGCGGGCCGTGCGCTTCGAGGAGGGCACCGAGGTGGTGGAGCTGCTGCGGGAGACCGGCAGCGGTGCCCTCAGCGGCCTGCGGCTGCAGCGGGCCAACGGCCAGACCCTGACGATGGCAAGCCGGAGGGCCGTGCTCTGCGGCGGCGCCTGGAGCGCGCGGCTGCTGCCGGAGCTGCCGGTGTTTCCGGTCAAGGGGCAGATGCTCTCCCTGCAGGCCCCGCGCCAGGCACTGAGCCGGGTGATCTTCGGCCCCGGCACTTACCTGGTGCCCCGCGAGGACGGCCTGCTGGTGGTGGGAGCCACCAGCGAGGCCGGCGCCGGCTTTGCCGATGGGCTGACACCGGCCGGCCAGCGGCAGCTGGAGCTGGGCCTCACCGCCCTGCTGCCGGAGGCGGCGCGCTGGCCGCCGATGGAGCGCTGGTGGGGGTTCCGGCCCTGCACCCCCGATGAGGGTCCTCTGCTGGGCGAGAGCCCCGTCCCCGGGCTCTCCCTCGCCTGCGGCCACCACCGCAACGGGGTGCTGCTGGCGGCGGTCACCGCCCGGCTACTGGCCGATCGCCTCAGCGGAAACGGACTGGCGAAACCCAGCGATCCCGACCTGGACGCCTTCTCCTGGCGCCGCTTCTCCAGCGAGCGGATCGATCCTCAGGCTCCCTCCGCCGGCGCCTGA
- the ndk gene encoding nucleoside-diphosphate kinase, whose product MATERTFIAIKPDGVQRGLVAEILGRFERKGFKLVALKQLTPGRDLAEKHYEVHSSRPFFSGLVDFMTSGPVVAMVWEGNNVIACGRKMIGATKPHEAEPGTIRGDFAVDIGRNIVHGSDGPETAAFEIGLWFRPEELNEWSPSDQTWRVEP is encoded by the coding sequence ATGGCAACCGAGCGCACCTTCATCGCCATCAAACCGGATGGCGTTCAGCGCGGACTGGTGGCTGAGATCCTCGGTCGCTTCGAGCGCAAGGGGTTCAAGCTGGTGGCCCTGAAGCAGCTGACTCCCGGCCGCGACCTCGCCGAGAAGCACTACGAAGTGCACAGCAGCCGGCCGTTCTTCTCCGGGCTGGTCGATTTCATGACCAGCGGTCCGGTGGTGGCCATGGTCTGGGAGGGCAACAATGTGATCGCCTGCGGCCGCAAGATGATCGGCGCGACCAAGCCCCATGAAGCCGAGCCCGGCACGATCCGTGGTGACTTCGCCGTCGACATCGGCCGAAACATCGTCCATGGCTCCGATGGCCCGGAGACGGCCGCCTTCGAGATCGGACTCTGGTTCCGCCCGGAAGAGCTGAATGAGTGGAGCCCGTCTGATCAGACCTGGCGCGTGGAACCCTGA
- a CDS encoding adenylate/guanylate cyclase domain-containing protein, translating to MGLRRPGPLVVVAVVLSAAAAALGACPARVCRPWRAVERNLEDQVQRWRGPRRAPAEIVQVVIDDATLAEGEWQAAQDPVPPWAEGLEFWPWPRARYIDLVTPLLEAGAEVVALNVVFAGPSGRGPEDERLFRDGLARRPQQLVLAAEMVEIEDALGAGGLALLLPDAADDPRLPWLGLGLSNVFPPVRGGRFLQPAHYVDAAETPPGAPVLRSLPEAILRQADRRVADDLASQSINFYGPEPEPTPIAEDCAPSGEGFLRLSAKNVIDPQQWALHPCRRRLDGALVIVGSVIAEGGSALGALPSPFGPVSGVEVLATATANAALGDGLRSWPLQPAGRGALTGAVVLAGLLLALSRDGLSWRLTVPLACALVWFALVVVLMDRRHVWLPLLTPPASFVVSSLAYGAGAFRRTALKRRLTRRWLERCVDPAVVGPMLSEPEDMEQLFAGRLLPVSVLFSDLQGFTQLTRQRTRDGQVQEHLLQLNSYLDRMRSVVWRHGGFLDKFIGDAVMAVFGVPRGRGEAREAEAALRCALDMQQELEALNRLWSTQGLRPLGSGIGIASGSVVAGGIGGAQLGGLSVIGDTVNLASRLEGLTRSVQVDVLVDGETARLVQPCLPCRSLGPREVKGMGPVEVFTLEGKAAADGAGSGAPQAPAEGA from the coding sequence ATGGGCCTGCGGCGGCCGGGACCACTGGTTGTGGTGGCCGTGGTGCTCTCGGCGGCGGCGGCGGCTCTCGGAGCGTGTCCGGCCCGGGTCTGCCGCCCCTGGAGAGCGGTGGAGAGGAATCTGGAGGATCAGGTCCAGCGCTGGCGGGGACCACGGCGGGCGCCCGCTGAGATCGTTCAGGTGGTGATCGATGACGCCACCCTGGCCGAGGGGGAATGGCAGGCCGCCCAGGACCCGGTTCCGCCCTGGGCGGAGGGCCTGGAGTTCTGGCCCTGGCCCCGGGCCCGCTACATCGATCTGGTGACGCCCCTCCTGGAGGCCGGAGCCGAGGTGGTGGCGCTCAACGTGGTGTTCGCCGGCCCAAGCGGCCGGGGCCCCGAGGACGAGCGCCTCTTCCGGGATGGACTGGCCCGCCGTCCGCAGCAGCTGGTGCTCGCCGCCGAGATGGTGGAGATCGAGGATGCGCTCGGTGCCGGCGGCCTGGCCCTGCTGCTTCCCGACGCGGCGGACGACCCCCGTCTGCCCTGGCTCGGGCTCGGCCTGAGCAACGTGTTCCCCCCGGTTCGCGGCGGCCGCTTTCTGCAGCCCGCCCACTACGTCGATGCGGCTGAAACGCCGCCCGGAGCCCCGGTGCTGCGGTCCCTGCCGGAAGCCATCCTCCGTCAGGCGGACCGTCGTGTTGCCGACGATCTGGCCAGCCAGAGCATCAACTTCTACGGGCCGGAACCCGAGCCCACTCCCATCGCTGAGGACTGCGCGCCCAGCGGCGAGGGCTTTCTGCGGCTCTCGGCCAAGAACGTGATCGACCCCCAGCAGTGGGCCCTGCATCCCTGCCGCCGGCGTCTGGACGGAGCGCTGGTGATCGTGGGCTCGGTGATTGCCGAGGGGGGCAGTGCGCTGGGCGCGCTGCCCTCGCCCTTTGGCCCGGTGTCCGGCGTGGAGGTGCTCGCCACGGCCACCGCCAATGCGGCCCTTGGCGATGGATTGCGCAGCTGGCCGCTGCAGCCCGCGGGGCGCGGAGCCCTGACCGGTGCCGTGGTGCTCGCCGGTCTGCTCCTGGCCCTCAGCCGGGACGGCTTGAGCTGGCGTCTGACGGTTCCTCTGGCCTGTGCCCTGGTCTGGTTCGCCCTGGTGGTCGTGCTGATGGACCGGCGCCATGTCTGGCTGCCGCTGCTGACCCCTCCCGCAAGCTTCGTGGTCAGTTCCCTGGCCTACGGCGCCGGTGCGTTCCGCCGCACCGCCCTGAAGCGGCGTCTGACCCGCCGCTGGCTGGAGCGGTGTGTGGATCCGGCCGTGGTGGGGCCGATGCTCTCGGAACCCGAGGACATGGAGCAGCTGTTCGCCGGCCGGCTTCTGCCGGTGTCGGTGCTGTTCTCGGATCTGCAGGGCTTCACCCAGCTGACCCGGCAGCGCACCCGCGACGGCCAGGTGCAGGAGCACCTGCTGCAGCTCAACTCTTACCTCGATCGCATGCGCTCGGTGGTATGGCGCCACGGCGGCTTCCTCGACAAGTTCATCGGGGATGCGGTGATGGCGGTGTTCGGAGTGCCCCGGGGCCGTGGAGAGGCCCGCGAGGCGGAGGCGGCGCTGCGCTGCGCTCTTGACATGCAGCAGGAGCTCGAGGCGCTCAATCGGCTCTGGTCAACGCAGGGCCTGCGGCCCCTGGGCAGCGGCATCGGCATCGCCAGCGGGTCGGTGGTGGCGGGCGGCATCGGCGGGGCCCAGCTCGGCGGCCTCTCCGTGATCGGCGACACGGTCAACCTGGCCAGCCGACTCGAGGGGCTGACTCGCTCGGTGCAGGTGGATGTGCTGGTTGACGGGGAGACCGCACGGCTCGTGCAGCCGTGCCTGCCCTGCCGCTCCCTCGGGCCCAGGGAGGTGAAGGGCATGGGTCCGGTTGAGGTGTTCACGCTTGAGGGGAAGGCCGCCGCCGATGGGGCCGGTTCCGGTGCGCCTCAGGCGCCGGCGGAGGGAGCCTGA
- the coaE gene encoding dephospho-CoA kinase (Dephospho-CoA kinase (CoaE) performs the final step in coenzyme A biosynthesis.): MSAPRERAGPRWSGRQRRIGLTGGIATGKSSVAILLARRHGLTVLDADLEARHVLADGSSACRAVLARYGDRVQATREGSSAVGIDRAALGRIVFAEPHERRWLETLVHPQVRARLEAGLRDHSSESSVVLMVPLLFEAGLETLCSEVWLVQCSAAVQLERLITRDGLPAEEARRRVEAQWPLERKRSMADVLLCNEGSPEQLEAAVSRALLRSPMDRR; encoded by the coding sequence GTGAGCGCTCCGCGGGAGAGAGCCGGCCCGCGATGGAGTGGCCGGCAGCGGCGCATCGGTCTCACCGGAGGGATCGCCACGGGCAAGAGCAGCGTGGCGATCCTTCTCGCCAGACGGCATGGCCTGACCGTGCTGGATGCCGATCTGGAAGCCAGGCATGTCCTGGCTGACGGAAGCTCTGCCTGCCGCGCGGTCCTCGCGCGCTACGGAGACCGTGTGCAGGCGACCAGGGAGGGATCCTCTGCCGTCGGGATCGATCGTGCTGCCCTCGGACGCATCGTGTTCGCCGAGCCGCACGAACGACGCTGGCTCGAGACGCTGGTCCATCCGCAGGTGCGCGCTCGGCTCGAGGCAGGCCTCAGGGATCATTCCTCCGAGAGCTCAGTGGTGTTGATGGTGCCGCTGTTGTTCGAAGCGGGACTCGAGACTCTCTGCAGTGAGGTGTGGCTCGTGCAGTGCAGCGCAGCCGTTCAGCTGGAGCGGCTGATCACACGAGATGGCCTGCCGGCTGAAGAAGCACGGCGCCGCGTGGAGGCCCAATGGCCCCTGGAGCGCAAGCGTTCAATGGCGGATGTGCTCCTGTGCAATGAGGGATCACCAGAGCAGCTGGAAGCGGCCGTGAGTCGGGCGCTGCTGCGAAGCCCGATGGACCGTCGTTGA
- a CDS encoding FecR domain-containing protein — MGVPILAAFHTTGMHHSVSSGLSSRPAEAGLRLVLAAVTVPLALLPGLPAAASESAEIQEILDGREMYVDARQARLNQVARQPQSVSTRNSRGQLLFDSGAAGRLNRFSLLQLGAGCYRLQSGEILVSGRQNGCTRSARMSVRGTNYVLSVSEDGSSELSVLEGEVEVQPTIEEGGAVDPDEEPVVVAAGEKAALTPQGLLRELTDLLESDYRRILGGPLFRGYAVPLPGRLSLESYVRSRYPSLTFPSIPGAGRSIPTPRIPTGGFRLF; from the coding sequence GTGGGTGTCCCGATCCTGGCCGCGTTCCACACCACCGGCATGCACCACTCCGTCTCGTCCGGGTTGTCCTCCCGGCCGGCAGAAGCCGGCCTGAGGCTTGTCCTCGCGGCCGTCACGGTTCCTCTGGCGCTGCTGCCGGGTCTGCCGGCCGCAGCGTCGGAATCGGCGGAGATCCAGGAGATTCTGGATGGCCGGGAGATGTATGTGGACGCGCGCCAGGCCCGGCTCAACCAGGTCGCCCGGCAGCCCCAGTCGGTGAGCACTCGCAACAGCAGGGGGCAGTTGCTGTTCGACAGCGGCGCGGCCGGCCGGCTCAACCGCTTCTCCCTGCTGCAGCTCGGCGCCGGCTGCTACCGCCTTCAGAGCGGTGAGATCCTGGTCTCGGGGCGCCAGAACGGCTGCACGCGCTCGGCCCGGATGAGCGTGCGGGGCACCAACTACGTGCTCTCGGTCTCCGAGGACGGCAGTTCCGAGCTCTCGGTTCTGGAGGGTGAGGTGGAGGTGCAGCCCACGATTGAGGAAGGTGGAGCCGTCGATCCGGACGAGGAGCCCGTGGTGGTCGCCGCGGGCGAGAAGGCCGCACTGACCCCGCAGGGGTTGCTGCGGGAGCTGACCGATCTGCTGGAGAGCGATTACCGGCGGATCCTGGGAGGACCGCTCTTCCGGGGCTACGCCGTGCCTCTGCCCGGCCGTCTGAGCCTGGAGTCGTACGTGCGTTCCAGATACCCCAGCCTGACCTTCCCCTCCATCCCCGGTGCCGGGCGATCAATCCCCACGCCGCGCATCCCGACCGGTGGTTTCCGGCTGTTCTGA
- a CDS encoding Crp/Fnr family transcriptional regulator translates to MARAHESSFRPGHLVVQQEDWGESVMLLSSGLAKVSCTSLEGEEIILSVLGVGDLVGDMALLDGKPRSADVVALTALSLWKIPGPDFRAVLDVSPRLALAMAQLQSQRLRDLNRRFSVQRSDATTRVLDALLYLALKASDGQDPLALIPAVPQRDIAALAGLSRETSSRTMSKLRSRGSVMEESGGLRLTSREPLERRALL, encoded by the coding sequence ATGGCCAGGGCGCATGAGTCGTCCTTCCGACCCGGTCATCTGGTGGTGCAGCAGGAGGACTGGGGCGAGAGCGTCATGCTGCTCTCCTCGGGGCTGGCCAAGGTGAGCTGCACGTCTCTGGAGGGAGAGGAGATCATCCTGTCCGTGCTGGGAGTGGGAGATCTGGTCGGTGACATGGCCCTTCTCGACGGCAAACCCCGCTCAGCGGACGTGGTGGCGCTCACGGCACTCAGCCTCTGGAAGATCCCGGGACCGGACTTCCGGGCTGTTCTTGATGTCAGCCCCCGCCTGGCGCTCGCCATGGCCCAGCTTCAGTCTCAGCGGCTGAGAGATCTCAACCGCCGCTTCTCGGTTCAGCGCAGCGATGCCACCACCCGCGTGCTCGATGCCCTGCTCTATCTCGCCCTGAAGGCATCGGACGGTCAGGACCCCCTGGCGCTGATCCCTGCCGTTCCCCAGCGTGATATCGCTGCGCTGGCCGGTCTGTCGCGGGAAACCTCATCCCGCACCATGAGCAAGCTTCGTTCCCGCGGCAGCGTGATGGAGGAGAGCGGCGGACTTCGCCTCACCTCCAGGGAGCCTCTTGAACGACGAGCCCTTCTCTGA
- a CDS encoding 2OG-Fe(II) oxygenase → MSAGGVIPDNWRRWLTLNRERGCDLSELTQRALAEGFPADAIRAVLVGDQAPEAVASRPAPDVTSPPISDAASAFFWRAMAAAPLTRRDHKPRAWRLDTDLAQLYELPDLLTEHDCLHLIGLIDQAARPSTVTQGPPDYRTSSTCDLACHSDPLLGALEARLAALIGVEPDRSEPMQGQRYEPGQYFRPHTDWFAPNTDEYRDHARQGGQRTWTVMVYLNGGCKGGATAFPRLGRRFQPLPGFALAWNNLDPEGRPNHHTLHEAEPVREGRKYVITKWFRERRPRHALSRR, encoded by the coding sequence ATGAGCGCCGGAGGGGTCATCCCCGATAACTGGCGCCGCTGGTTGACCCTCAACCGCGAGCGCGGCTGTGACCTGTCCGAACTCACTCAGCGCGCCCTCGCCGAGGGCTTCCCGGCTGACGCCATCCGAGCGGTTCTGGTGGGTGATCAGGCCCCTGAAGCCGTCGCCTCGCGGCCCGCTCCGGATGTCACCTCGCCGCCCATCTCGGATGCCGCCTCAGCCTTCTTCTGGCGTGCGATGGCGGCCGCTCCCCTCACCCGCCGCGACCACAAGCCCCGCGCCTGGCGTCTGGACACGGATCTGGCCCAGCTGTACGAACTGCCGGACCTGTTGACTGAGCACGACTGTCTTCACCTGATCGGTCTCATCGACCAGGCCGCGCGCCCCTCGACCGTCACCCAGGGACCTCCCGATTACCGCACCAGCAGCACCTGTGATCTGGCCTGTCACAGCGACCCCCTGCTGGGCGCTTTGGAAGCGCGTCTGGCCGCACTGATCGGCGTCGAACCCGATCGCTCCGAGCCGATGCAGGGCCAGCGTTACGAGCCGGGCCAGTACTTCAGGCCTCATACCGACTGGTTCGCCCCCAACACCGACGAGTACCGCGACCACGCCCGTCAGGGTGGGCAGCGCACCTGGACCGTGATGGTGTATCTCAACGGCGGCTGCAAGGGTGGGGCCACTGCCTTTCCCCGGCTGGGCCGACGCTTTCAGCCCCTGCCGGGCTTCGCCCTGGCCTGGAACAACCTGGATCCTGAGGGGAGGCCCAACCATCACACGCTCCATGAAGCGGAGCCCGTGCGGGAGGGGCGCAAGTATGTGATCACCAAGTGGTTTCGAGAACGGCGACCTCGTCATGCCCTCTCCCGCCGGTGA
- a CDS encoding adenylate/guanylate cyclase domain-containing protein, whose translation MTGAGGSRTGALWGLLLVLPLLAGLPRLAGLPPGRLLRSLDQDLRSLAFRLRGPRPIPDDLLILAIDSESLALPALMEEADREASPLWSRMGPWPWPRALQADLAVHALERGAEQVVFNIVLAVPSSFGPEDDLAFQARLAPWRDRVVLAASYDRIEEAGVEQGRLLRPFLAWPRVGLSTLLQTARGQAEAIPGDLWLEEQLGSFSPPRPEALAFVAARRASSRTPLGINFPGPAWDWPQIPAWQVPEQPDALWQGRTVVFGATAPELGDQQETPFGPMSGTLVQAAALATVMAGDGSRPAPEPLVTVLLLGWLLLCGTALHRSRSTAAVVRSTGLLLALAVLLGVVAWSGFRRWTPLAAALVAPLAGGGCKAALAWRRESRERAYLHQVLARRISPNLLRTILRDPGPLGTQLGGQRTRCVVLFTDLVGFTPLSARLAADELFVLLNRYFEGLAAAVLAEDGLLDKFIGDALMAEFGVPRSRGDREEALAAVRAALAMQRSLEALNRQLDEQGQPTLRQGIGLHVGEVIAGNLGSSQRLEFTVIGAAVNVASRLEGLTRRFPEHPILISGELRELLGAAVQVTPLGAHPVKGWPEPVAVFGLEGLNEQG comes from the coding sequence GTGACAGGCGCCGGCGGCTCCCGGACCGGTGCGCTCTGGGGGCTGCTGCTGGTGTTGCCTCTGCTGGCGGGACTGCCCCGTCTGGCTGGTCTGCCTCCCGGCCGGCTGCTGCGCAGCCTCGATCAGGACCTGCGCAGCCTCGCTTTTCGTCTGCGAGGGCCCCGGCCCATTCCCGACGATCTGCTGATTCTCGCGATCGACAGTGAATCACTGGCGCTCCCTGCTCTGATGGAGGAGGCCGATCGAGAGGCTTCTCCGCTCTGGAGCCGGATGGGACCCTGGCCCTGGCCGCGGGCTCTGCAGGCTGATCTGGCCGTTCACGCCCTTGAACGTGGCGCCGAACAGGTGGTCTTCAACATCGTTCTGGCCGTCCCCAGCAGCTTCGGCCCCGAGGATGATCTGGCCTTTCAGGCCCGCCTGGCTCCCTGGAGGGATCGGGTGGTGCTGGCTGCCTCCTATGACCGGATTGAGGAGGCTGGGGTCGAGCAGGGCCGACTGTTGCGCCCTTTCCTGGCCTGGCCGAGGGTCGGCCTGAGCACCCTGCTGCAGACCGCGCGCGGGCAGGCCGAGGCCATCCCCGGTGACCTCTGGCTGGAGGAGCAGCTCGGGTCGTTCTCCCCACCCAGGCCCGAGGCGCTGGCCTTCGTGGCGGCCCGGCGCGCGTCATCCCGGACTCCCCTCGGCATCAATTTCCCCGGCCCCGCCTGGGACTGGCCGCAGATTCCGGCCTGGCAGGTTCCCGAGCAGCCCGACGCGCTCTGGCAGGGACGCACCGTGGTCTTCGGCGCCACGGCGCCGGAGCTGGGCGATCAGCAGGAAACGCCCTTCGGCCCCATGAGCGGCACGCTGGTGCAGGCGGCGGCCCTGGCCACCGTGATGGCCGGCGATGGTTCCCGGCCCGCGCCGGAGCCGTTGGTCACCGTGCTGCTGCTGGGCTGGTTGCTGCTCTGCGGCACGGCGTTGCACCGGTCCCGCTCCACCGCCGCCGTGGTGCGAAGCACCGGCCTGCTGCTGGCTCTGGCCGTGCTGCTCGGCGTGGTGGCATGGAGCGGGTTCAGGCGCTGGACGCCGCTGGCTGCCGCTCTGGTCGCGCCCCTGGCCGGCGGAGGTTGCAAGGCGGCGCTGGCCTGGCGGCGGGAGAGCCGAGAACGGGCCTACCTGCATCAGGTGCTGGCGCGCCGCATCTCCCCCAACCTGCTGCGCACGATCCTGCGGGATCCCGGTCCACTGGGAACCCAGCTGGGAGGGCAGCGCACCCGCTGCGTCGTGCTGTTCACCGATCTGGTCGGCTTCACGCCCCTGAGCGCACGCCTGGCCGCTGATGAGCTCTTCGTCCTGCTCAATCGCTATTTCGAGGGACTGGCGGCGGCGGTGCTGGCCGAGGACGGTCTGCTCGACAAGTTCATCGGTGATGCCCTGATGGCCGAGTTCGGTGTGCCGCGCAGTCGCGGGGACCGTGAGGAGGCCCTGGCGGCCGTGCGGGCGGCCCTGGCCATGCAGCGCAGCCTCGAGGCGCTCAACCGGCAGCTTGACGAGCAGGGGCAACCGACCCTCAGGCAGGGCATCGGGCTGCATGTGGGGGAGGTGATCGCCGGCAACCTGGGCTCATCCCAGCGCCTCGAATTCACGGTGATCGGAGCTGCGGTGAACGTGGCCAGCCGTCTTGAGGGGCTGACCCGCCGCTTCCCCGAGCATCCGATCCTGATCAGCGGCGAGCTGCGGGAGCTGCTGGGCGCGGCGGTGCAGGTGACCCCGCTCGGTGCCCATCCGGTCAAGGGCTGGCCGGAGCCGGTGGCGGTGTTCGGCCTGGAGGGCCTCAACGAGCAGGGGTGA
- a CDS encoding FecR family protein translates to MHPLPAFAAPKGSVVEVATRPAFVQPPGARESAARAGAGLSDRTRLRTSKPGRMQVRLQDGRSFRMGGDAVLRISGDSLDLRKGQLIAWINPGATRRAPLRVKTRVGTASIQGTTLFIDDRGDEVIFLSWEGEVSLTTNAGEEIELTGGQLTTFRAGNDTWSAPTLLNREQARRRRSNSILLNGFTAPMETMPEVEAVLQRAPAAVAP, encoded by the coding sequence GTGCATCCCCTGCCGGCCTTCGCGGCTCCGAAGGGCAGCGTTGTTGAGGTGGCCACGCGCCCGGCCTTCGTGCAGCCTCCGGGGGCCAGGGAGTCTGCGGCCCGCGCAGGAGCCGGCTTGTCCGACCGGACCCGTCTGCGCACATCCAAGCCAGGTCGCATGCAGGTGCGGCTTCAGGACGGCCGCAGTTTCCGCATGGGTGGCGATGCCGTGCTGCGCATCAGTGGCGACAGCCTCGATCTGCGCAAAGGGCAGCTGATCGCGTGGATCAACCCGGGGGCGACCCGGCGAGCACCTCTCAGGGTCAAGACCCGGGTGGGAACCGCGTCGATCCAGGGCACCACTCTGTTCATCGATGACCGCGGTGATGAGGTCATCTTCCTGAGCTGGGAAGGGGAGGTGAGCCTCACCACCAATGCCGGGGAGGAGATTGAGCTGACCGGCGGACAGCTGACCACCTTCAGAGCCGGCAACGACACCTGGTCCGCCCCCACCCTGCTCAACCGTGAGCAGGCTCGTCGCCGGCGCAGCAACAGCATTCTGCTCAACGGCTTCACTGCTCCGATGGAGACCATGCCCGAGGTGGAGGCTGTGTTGCAGCGGGCGCCGGCTGCTGTGGCGCCGTGA